In Apium graveolens cultivar Ventura chromosome 10, ASM990537v1, whole genome shotgun sequence, the following are encoded in one genomic region:
- the LOC141690567 gene encoding uncharacterized protein LOC141690567: MEIADKEYLNLEDNVTQDETNAEDSVAEDVVDYNKSYGPLDIYDPGNWNQKKQSFRDLLVERGPIRICQVDFEFPKDNRRRHFSEDYYTKFLPNGEKQDRRWLVYSVAVNKVFCFCCKLFIQQKSNSYLVNEGYQDWENLIVRIKEHDTSHAHFKCLIDWKEAEKRLQKNVTIDTELQAQIKNEKEHWRQVLLRIFAIVKTLAKNNLAFRGNSEKIGDEYNGIFFGIVEIIVEFDPC; this comes from the coding sequence ATGGAGATTGCGGATAAGGAGTATTTAAATTTAGAAGATAATGTGACTCAAGATGAAACCAATGCAGAAGATAGTGTGGCTGAAGATGTGGTTGATTATAACAAATCATACGGACCACTGGATATTTATGATCCGGGAAATTGgaatcaaaagaaacagagtttTAGAGATCTTTTGGTGGAGAGAGGCCCCATAAGAATTTGTCAAGTCGACTTTGAGTTTCCTAAAGATAATAGAAGAAGACATTTTTCAGAGGATTATTATACTAAATTTTTGCCAAATGGAGAGAAACAAGATAGAAGATGGCTAGTGTATTCAGTTGCAGTCAACAAAGTGTTCTGCTTTTGTTGTAAATTATTCATTCAACAAAAGTCTAATAGTTATTTGGTTAACGAAGGATATCAAGATTGGGAAAATTTGATTGTCAGGATTAAGGAGCATGATACTAGTCATGCTCATTTTAAGTGTTTGATTGATTGGAAGGAGGCAGAGAAGAGACTACAAAAAAACGTGACTATTGACACTGAGTTACAAGCACAAATCAAGAATGAAAAAGAACATTGGAGGCAAGTATTATTGAGGATTTTTGCTATAGTAAAAACATTGGCTAAAAATAATTTGGCTTTTCGTGGTAATAGTGAAAAGATTGGGGATGAATATAATGGAATATTTTTTGGCATAGTTGAAATAATTGTTGAATTTGATCCATGTTAA